In Lagopus muta isolate bLagMut1 chromosome 20, bLagMut1 primary, whole genome shotgun sequence, the following proteins share a genomic window:
- the SYNRG gene encoding synergin gamma isoform X3 produces MFPVAGALGPPQGMIPMQQQGFPMVPVMQSNMPGMMGMNYGSQMPPGPMAMQGGMSLGPMPATGMPYMGQASFIGMRPAAPQYSPDMQKQFAEEQQKRFEHQQKFLEEERKRRQFEEQKQKLRLLSSVKPKTGEKSRDDALEAIKGNLDGFSRDAKMHPTPASHPKKPDHPTSSSHSAVSVSHSAFLDDEEFSDFIQGPTESPRAVPQPTSQPFQPFLSAEAGQLLSEKAVVQPLPPTQTPVLSILHGTAGQVPFFPTSASSPSIHKTGSSLEEKVLDNGLNESEQEQTKLKASEVGHKASAAGQARPSLAINDWALVGGHESGTTAAEVHKASEQNIAIEECGVGVFPSQDPIQQMMPPWIYNDSLVPELYKKILETTLTPAGIDTAKLYPILMSSGLPRETLGQIWALANRTTPGKLTKEELYAVLAMIAVTQRGIPAVSPDMLNQFPAAPVPTLSGFPMPLPAAVSQQPLLPAGPPASLPLSIGPPVMGLGISAAAPAGGAAAPPAGAFAPSYPPGQVGKPEDDDFQEFQDASKSGSLDDSFTDFQGDGAGSSKAASSQQRSSVPSLLMPLPGNKALSSTDKYAVFKGIAAEKPESTATFGDSGDKYSAFRELEQPSESKYGGDNLAEFKAAGTDDGFTDFKTADSISPLEPPTKDKTFPTSFPSLPAQSKQQTQAKASFNLADLDLFSSTGENKQLSFPPAFNASKPSSFPPPPSTTAQPAPSKSSSLADEFGEFNLFGEFSNSASASGQDDFADFMAFNNSSGFSEQKPDDKYNALKAETSPVPQPGSSASTGRSGQNSATAATPTKYDIFKQLSLEGSGAGFEETKDSTLSSVKSDDDFADFHSNKFSSTCSSAEKSLVDKVAAFKQAKEDSASVKSLDLPSIGGSSVGKEDSEDALSVQFDMKLTDVEGDLKHVMSDSSLDLPTVSGQHPPAADIDELKCAPFGSYNSGSAVSSLASYDWSDKDDIQQGKKSSFAQASGSGSSAATSVLQKKETLFGSSENITMTTVSKVTTFSSEDALQDVSFAAFANFKDSGPISSGPSDDDNGDFGEFARPSSEARDAAADPNQEADFLAGGISSEIRRESIDEFGEFQSEKPKISKFDFLVATSQGKVKSSEEMIKSELATFDLSVQGSHKRSLSLGDREISRSSPLPALEQPFRDRSNTLSEKPALPVIRDKYKDLTGEVEESERYAYEWQRCLESALQVIKKANDTLNGISSSSVCTEVIQSAQGMEYLLGVVEVYRVTKRVELGIKATAVCSEKLQQLLKDIDKVWNNLISFMSLAALMPDENSLDFSSCMLRPGIKNAQDLACGVCLLNVDSRSKKEEKPVEELPKKAFNSETDNFKLAYGGHQYHASCANFWINCVEPKPPGLILPDLL; encoded by the exons ATGTTCCCCGTGGCAGGCGCTTTGGGCCCCCCTCAAG GGATGATTCCTATGCAACAGCAAGGATTTCCAATGGTTCCCGTCATGCAGTCCAACATGCCAGGCATGATGGGCATGAATTATGGCTCTCAAATGCCTCCTGGACCCATGGCCATGCAG GGTGGCATGTCCTTAGGGCCAATGCCAGCGACTGGAATGCCTTACATGGGACAGGCTTCTTTCATAGGGATGCGCCCAGCAGCCCCGCAGTATAGCCCTGACATGCAGAAGCAGtttgcagaggagcagca aAAGAGGTTTGAGCACCAGCAGAAGTTTTTGGAAGAAGAACGAAAACGGCGCCAGTTTGAAGAGCAGAAGCAAAAGCTGAGGCTTTTAAGCAGTGTGAAACCTAAG ACAGGtgaaaaaagcagagatgatGCACTGGAAGCCATTAAAGGAAATCTAGATGGTTTTTCTAGGGATGCTAAAATGCATCCAACACCAGCATCGCATCCGAAAAAGCCAG ATCATCCCACATCATCATCCCATTCTGCTGTATCTGTTTCCCACTCTGCTTTTCTTGATGATGAAGAATTTAGTGACTTTATACAAGGGCCTACTGAAAGCCCCAGAGCGGTGCCTCAGCCCACCTCTCAGCCTTTCCagcctttcctttctgctgaggCTGGACaactgctttcagaaaaggCTGTGGTCCAACCTCTCCCTCCAACCCAGACTCCAGTGTTATCCATCCTGCATGGTACAGCTGGGCAGGTTCCCTTTTTTCCTACCTCTGCATCTTCACCCAGTATCCATAAAACAG GCTCTTCCTTGGAGGAGAAAGTCTTAGATAATGGCTTAAATGAATCTGAACAGGAGCAAACCAAACTTAAAGCATCTGAAGTTGGGCACAAAGCCTCGGCTGCAGGCCAAGCTCGTCCCAGTCTAGCCATCAATGACTGGGCTCTTGTAGGTGGACATGAAAGTGGTACCACTGCTGCAGAGGTGCACAAGGCTTCAGAACAAAACATAGCAATTGAAGAGTGTG GTGTAGGAGTATTCCCTTCGCAGGATCCAATTCAGCAAATGATGCCTCCTTGGATTTACAACGATAGCTTGGTTCCAG AATTGTATAAGAAAATTTTAGAGACAACTTTGACTCCTGCTGGGATAGATACTGCTAAGCTGTATCCCATACTGATGTCGTCTggactgcccagagagactcTTGGACAGATATGGGCTCTAGCCAATAGAACCACCCCTGGGAAGCTTACGAAAGAAGAGCTCTATGCTGTCCTGGCGATGATAGCAGTAACTCAG aGGGGAATCCCTGCAGTGAGTCCCGATATGTTAAACCAGTTTCCAGCTGCCCCCGTTCCTACTTTATCCGGGTTTCCGATGCCGCTGCCTGCCGCAGTGagccagcagcccctgctgcccGCGGGGCCGCCCGCCTCCTTGCCGCTGAGCATCGGGCCGCCGGTGATGGGCCTGGGCATCTCGGCAGCGGCGCCAGCGGGCGGAGCTGCAGCGCCACCAGCGGGAGCCTTTGCGCCCTCCTACCCGCCCGGCCAG GTAGGAAAACCAGAAGATGATGACTTCCAGGAGTTTCAGGATGCTTCAAAGTCTGGCTCCCTAGACGACTCTTTCACTGATTTCCAAGGGGATGGAGCTGGCTCTTCTAAAGcagccagctcacagcagcGGAGCAG TGTTCCTTCTTTACTCATGCCACTCCCAGGTAACAAGGCACTCTCATCAACTGATAAGTATGCTGTGTTTAAAGGAATTGCAGCTGAGAAGCCAGAAAGTACAGCGACTTTTGGAG ATTCTGGAGACAAGTACAGTGCTTTCCGTGAATTGGAGCAGCCATCAGAGAGCAAGTATGGAG GAGATAACCTTGCAGAATTCAAGGCTGCAGGAACCGATGATGGCTTCACAGATTTTAAAACCGCTGACAGCATCTCGCCATTAGAGCCACCTACAAAGGACAAAACTTTCCCcacttccttcccttccttacCTGCCCAGTCGAAACAGCAAACGCAAGCTAAGGCCTCTTTTAACCTAGCAGACTTGGACCTCTTTTCCTCTACTGGAGAAAACAAGCAGCTGTCCTTTCCACCTGCATTTAATGCTTCAAAACCATCCTCCTTTCCCCCACCACCATCCACCACTGCCCAGCCAGCACCTAGCAAAAGCTCGAGCTTAGCTGATGAGTTTGGAGAGTTCAACCTTTTTGGGGAGTTTTCTAATAGCGCATCAGCCAGCGGACAAGACGACTTTGCAGATTTCATGGCTTTCAACAACAGCAGTGGGTTTTCTGAACAAAAACCAGATGACAAATACAATGCACTTAAGGCAGAGACCAGCCCTGTTCCTCAGCCCGGCTCATCTGCCAGCACAGGGAGGAGTGGGCAGAACTCGGCCACCGCCGCTACGCCCACCAAATACGACATCTTCAAGCAGCTCTCTCTGGAAGGCTCTGGAGCAGGCTTTGAGGAGACAAAGGACAGCACGCTCTCCTCAGTGAAGAGCGATGATGATTTTGCCGATTTTCACTCAAACAAGTTTTCTTCCACGTGCAGCAGCGCAGAGAAGTCCCTGGTGGACAAAGTCGCAGCTTTCAAGCAGGCCAAAGAAGACTCTGCTTCGGTGAAGTCTCTGGATCTCCCTTCTATTGGTGGCAGCAGCGTTGGCAAGGAGGATTCTGAAGATGCGTTGTCTGTTCAGTTTGACATGAAACTGACTGATGTGGAAGGAGATCTTAAGCATGTCATGTCTGATAGCTCTTTGGATTTGCCAACAGTTAGTGGCCAGCATCCGCCAGCAGCAG atATAGATGAATTAAAATGTGCCCCGTTTGGAAGCTATAACAGTGGGTCTGCAGTCAGCAGCCTGGCAAGCTATGACTGGTCTGACAAAGACGACATTCAGCAAGGCAAGAAGTCCTCCTTTGCCCAGGCTTCGGGAAGTGGATCCTCTGCAGCtacttctgttcttcagaagaaGGAGACCTTGTTTGGCAGCTCAGAAAACATCACCATGACAACTGTTTCCAAAGTGACGACGTTTTCTAGTGAGGATGCTTTACAGGATGTTTCATTTGCAGCCTTTGCAAACTTTAAAGACTCCGGACCAATATCCAGTGGTCCAAGTGATGATGACAATGGAGACTTTGGTGAGTTTGCGAGACCTTCGTCAGAAGCACGGGATGCAGCAGCTGACCCAAACCAAGAGGCAGACTTCCTCGCCGGCGGGATCTCCTCTGAAATCCGGAGAGAATCCATAGATGAATTTGGAGAATTCCAAAGTGAAAAGCCGAAAATCAGCAAATTTGACTTCTTAGTGGCAACATCCCAAGGCAAGGTGAAATCTAGCGAAGAAATGATCAAGAGTGAGCTGGCGACCTTTGACCTGTCTGTTCAAG GGTCTCATAAAAGGAGCCTAAGCCTGGGTGACAGAGAAATAAGCCGCTCCTCACCTTTACCAGCTCTGGAACAGCCATTTAGGGATCGCTCAAATACTCTGAGTGAGAAGCCTGCTCTGCCTGTCATCCGGGACAAATACAAAGACCTGACTGGGGAGGTTGAG GAAAGTGAGAGGTATGCGTATGAGTGGCAGAGGTGCCTGGAGAGCGCCCTGCAG GtcataaagaaagcaaatgataCCTTGAATGGAATAAGCAGCTCATCCGTTTGCACTGAGGTTATCCAGTCTGCTCAAGGCATGGAATATTTGCTGG GGGTTGTTGAGGTGTACAGAGTAACAAAGAGAGTTGAACTGGGAATCAAAGCAACTGCTGTTTGTAGTGAGAAACTCCAACAGCTGCTGAAGGATATAGATAAAGTGTGGAACAACCTCATAAGCTTCATGTCGCTTGCTGCTTTAATG CCAGATGAAAACTCACTGGATTTCTCTTCTTGTATGCTGCGCCCAGGGATTAAAAACGCCCAAGACCTTGCCTGTGGAGTGTGCCTCCTAAATGTGGATTCCAGAAGTAAA aaagaagagaaacctGTGGAAGAGCTTCCTAAAAAA GCCTTCAATTCAGAAACGGATAATTTTAAGCTGGCATATGGAGGGCACCAGTACCATGCGAGCTGTGCAAACTTCTGGATCAACTGTGTGGAACCAAAGCCTCCGGGTCTCATTTTGCCAGACCTGCTCTGA